The Pirellulales bacterium genomic interval CCCTCGATGCGATTGAGGTTCTGCATGGCCGTGGCGTTCTTGCGTAGGGCCTCGAAATCTTCGGTGGCCAGGCCGCTCAGAATGCGCTGGGAATACTCGAGCTTCTTCTGCATCCAGAAGCTGGTGGGCTTTTCCTCTTCGCCTTCCTGGGCGGAGAGGCTGGCCGAGGCGATTCCCACGATCAGTGCCGCCGCCGCGATCATTCGCCAAGGCTTCATGGCGATTCCTCTTGCTCGTTGGTTTCAGCAGGCGCTCGTCTCAACGCCTGGTTCAGGTTTTTGCCAAGAAGGATGGCTTCTGGCCCGGGACGAACCCACACGCTACGTCTTGACGGCGCCGGGCGACTTGCCGTCCTCTACCTGCAAGCTGTTCTCGATCCGCATTATTCCCACGCAACTGAGGACCTTCGCTTGTGCGATCTGTTTCAGGTAATAGCTCGGAACGCGTCCGCGCAGCGTCAACGTGCCTTGGTGATATTCGCACTTCACCTGCCGCAGCACGGCGTAGCCCGACCCTGCCAGGCAGGCACGGGCTGCTTTCTCAAGCTGACGTGCCAGCCCCAGTTGCGACAGGCCCGTGGGAGGGGTGACATGCATGGAACAGATCATAGGTACCTCCGGCCTCTTGCCATCCGCTCCGCCAGCGTTTCTCCGTGCGACTTTCTCATTTTCTCTACGCTGATCCTACTGTGCGACTTGCGGCGCCAAATCGGGTGATGTATGGATCTCCCTTACGGGCTTTCGGAAGTGAGCCTCAGGGATTCCCCGATAGAGAGGCTCACCGGCACGGTTTGCGGGCCGGCCGCGATTTACCGTACGTCAGTTCTCCAAAGCATTTTTGCCATGTCGAACCGACCGAACGAACCTTCCGAACGCGAGTATGTGCTGCGCAGCATTCTCGACACGGCCGTCGACGCGATTATCACGATCGACTTGCACGGCGTCGTACGCGGCTTCAATCGGGCGGCCGCCAGGATGTTTGGCTACACGGCCGAAGAGGTCGTCGGACAGAACGTGCGGATGCTGATGCCCGAGCCCTATGCCTCGGAGCACGACGGCTATCTCGAACGCTACCTGCGGACGGGAGAGGCGCACATCATCGGTGTCGGTCGCGAAGCGGTCGCCCGGCGCAAAGACGGTACCCTGTTTCCCATCGACCTGGCCGTCAGCGAGGTGGATCGGTTGGGGCGTTTCACCGGCATCCTCCGCGATCTGACGTCGCGCCGTGCGCTGGAACGCGAGGTAATCGAATGCACGACGCTCGAACAGCAACGCATCGGGCAGGAGATTCACGACAATCTGGGACAACGGCTCACCGGCGCTGCCATGCTGGCCAAGGCGCTGGAACGCAAGCTCGAAGCCTTGGAACTCCCCGACGCGAATACAGCCAGGCAAGTAACCGAACAGTTGCGTCTGGCGCTCGACGAGGCCCATCGACTCGCGCACGGGCTGCAACCGGTCGATATCGATCCGCGGGGCCTGGTGGCAGCTCTCGAGGCACTGGCCCACCAGATCGAAGCTACCTCGGGAATCCGATGTCGCGTGAACAGCACCGAGTTCACTGAATTCAGCGGGCGCCACGCGGCAACCCACCTTTACCGCATTGCGCAGGAGGCGTTACAAAATGTCGTTAAACACGCCCAGGCCAGCGAGGTCGTCATCACGCTCCGTAGCGAAACGACGCAGTTGACGCTCGCCATCGAGGACGATGGGGTCGGGATCGGTTCCGGCCGCGGGCGCCAAGGAGGCCTGGGCCTCCACACGATGCGCTATCGGGCGGGGATCATTGGCGCGCAGTTCAGCGTGACGAACGCCCCCACGCACGGCACGATCATCAAATGCATACTTCCCGTGGATAGCAATCGTGAACGCTAAGAAGAGCTCTACCGGCCGGACCAATGGCGCTCGCGCGCTGCAGCGCAAGCTCAAGGTCTTGTTGGTCGACGATCATCCGATCGTGCGATCGGGCCTGGCGGGCTTAATCGGGGCCGAGGCCGATTTATCGATCTGCGGCGAGGCCGAGGACGTGCAAGGAGCGCTTGCCATCCTGCGTGCCGAACTACCCGAGTTGGCGATCGTGGATGTCTCGCTCAAAGAGAGCAGCGGCATCGACCTGATGGAACGCATCCGCGACGAAGCTCCCCAGACGCGGACCCTGGCCCTGTCGATGTACGACGAAGAGCTCTATGCCGAGCGTGCCCTGCGCGCCGGCGCCCACGGCTTCGTCTCGAAGAAGAACGCGCTCGACGTGCTGATCGTGGCGATTCGCGAGATCTTGACCGGGGGGATCTATCTCAGCCCTGTCATGAAGAACCGCATTCTGGGCCGGCTGGCGGCATCGCCGCACGACGCCCATGTCGATCCCACACAGACGCTCTCGAATCGCGAGCTCGAGGTATTTCAGCAGATCGGCAACGGCGCGACGACCCGGGAGATTGCCCGGCGCATGAAGCTCAGCGTCAAGACGATCGAGACCTACCGCGAAAGCCTCAAGAAGAAGCTGCATCTGAAGAATTCGTCCGAGCTGACACAGCACGCCGTCCGCTGGATGCTCGAGCAGGGCTGAGCGGCGCGCGTCTGGCTGGACCCTCGGTCCTTTTCTTCTCCACCAGCGCAACGGACTATCGGGGATTCCCCGATGTCGCATTGCAGAAAGTCTCTAGGAGACTACGGGCATGCTCCTGATACCTCCCAAGCTCGCGGATGGCGATGATTCAATAGGAGGATGAGGAAATGCCTGGAAACAGGCGCCAGCGGCTCCGTCGAGAGCAGCCGGCGCGAGACCTTCGTGACGCGACATTGCCGCCATGTTTGTCATCTTCACGATACAGCCGGTGGATGTCGATCCTGGCGGTAATGGCGCTTCGCGTTCGAGTTGTATTTTGGAGCAAGCGGGCTTGAAGTACCGCGTCGGCCCGATGGGTACCGTGGTGCAAGGAGAATGGGACGAAATCATCGCGGCCATTCGGCAGTGTCACGCCGCCACGGCTGCGCAATACAAGCATGTAGTCACGACCATCGTCATCGACGACGAGGCCAACGGCCCGCGAGATATCGACGAAATGGTCAAGAACGCTGAGCGACCGTTGTGGCGGCAGACGCGGCAGAGTGCCTACTGGGCATCATCGGTCGACCGAGATTTCTGAAGCGAGGTTGAGGTTAACAACCTGGGACGGGACGTGGGGAACGAGGTAGAAGGAGGTGTGTGATGATCCACGAAACGCTACGACCGTTCCTCCATGACCTGGTCCGTGAGCACCAGCAGATGCACAAGCTGACCCAGACTTTGCGCGACAAGCTCGAGCAGGGCCGGCTGCATGGCTGGACGGAAGAGGCTGCCCTGGAAGCGGGGGGAGCCTTGTGCCAACTGAGGAATTATGCCACCCAGCACTTTGCGCACGAAGAAGAGGACGGCTGCTTTGAAGACGCGGTCGCGATCATGCCGACTTGCGCGCCGCGTATCGATGACTTGCGCGAGGAGCACCATGAGATCCTGGCGGCGCTCGACCGCTTCCATGACGCGGCCGATCTGGATGACAACCGGCCCGACTATTGGAATCTGTTCGCCGGCCAGATCGAGGAATTGCTTGCGCAGTTGGGCAACCACGAACAGCGCGAAGCGCGCTTGATCGCGGAAGTCTTCAACGTAGCCCCCGATGATACGTGATCGACCTGCACACGCGTGAGTTCTTAGAGCCGTGTGCGATGGCCGAGGAAAGGAGCATGCCATGAACGCCAAGAAGATTCTCTTCCCGACCGATTTTTCGACTTCGAGCGACGCGGGACTGCAACACGCGACCGTGCTGGCGCGCGAGTCGGGCGCCACGCTGTTGATCGTGCATG includes:
- a CDS encoding PAS domain S-box protein; this encodes MSNRPNEPSEREYVLRSILDTAVDAIITIDLHGVVRGFNRAAARMFGYTAEEVVGQNVRMLMPEPYASEHDGYLERYLRTGEAHIIGVGREAVARRKDGTLFPIDLAVSEVDRLGRFTGILRDLTSRRALEREVIECTTLEQQRIGQEIHDNLGQRLTGAAMLAKALERKLEALELPDANTARQVTEQLRLALDEAHRLAHGLQPVDIDPRGLVAALEALAHQIEATSGIRCRVNSTEFTEFSGRHAATHLYRIAQEALQNVVKHAQASEVVITLRSETTQLTLAIEDDGVGIGSGRGRQGGLGLHTMRYRAGIIGAQFSVTNAPTHGTIIKCILPVDSNRER
- a CDS encoding hemerythrin domain-containing protein, producing MIHETLRPFLHDLVREHQQMHKLTQTLRDKLEQGRLHGWTEEAALEAGGALCQLRNYATQHFAHEEEDGCFEDAVAIMPTCAPRIDDLREEHHEILAALDRFHDAADLDDNRPDYWNLFAGQIEELLAQLGNHEQREARLIAEVFNVAPDDT
- a CDS encoding thiamine-binding protein gives rise to the protein MFVIFTIQPVDVDPGGNGASRSSCILEQAGLKYRVGPMGTVVQGEWDEIIAAIRQCHAATAAQYKHVVTTIVIDDEANGPRDIDEMVKNAERPLWRQTRQSAYWASSVDRDF
- a CDS encoding response regulator transcription factor, with amino-acid sequence MNAKKSSTGRTNGARALQRKLKVLLVDDHPIVRSGLAGLIGAEADLSICGEAEDVQGALAILRAELPELAIVDVSLKESSGIDLMERIRDEAPQTRTLALSMYDEELYAERALRAGAHGFVSKKNALDVLIVAIREILTGGIYLSPVMKNRILGRLAASPHDAHVDPTQTLSNRELEVFQQIGNGATTREIARRMKLSVKTIETYRESLKKKLHLKNSSELTQHAVRWMLEQG